aaaaaaggggaaaaaggggaaaaaaagggaaaaaaggggaaaaaaggaaaaaagggaaaaaagggaaaaaaaaaggaaaaaaggggaaaaaaagggaaaaaaaggggaaaaaggggaaaaaagggaaaaagggaaaaaaagggaaaaaagggaaaaaaaggaaaaaaaagggaaaaaggaaaaaaggaaaggaaaaaaggggaaaaaaaggggaaaaaaagggaaaaaagggaaaaaaagggaaaaaagggaaaagaaaaaggggaaaaaaaggagaaaaaagggggaaaaaagggaaaaaagggaaaaaaaggggaaaaaagagaaaataggaaaaaaaggaaagggaaaaaaagggaaaagggaaaaaggggaaaaaaaaggaaaaaagggaaaaagggaaaaaaggaaaaaggggaaaaaaaggggaaaaagaaaaaaagggaaaaaggggaaaaaaaggaaaaactcaaaaaaatgaaaagaaagagaaaagagaggaaaacctcaaaaaaaggaaataaaaagaggcGGTGCCAAAAAcaccagaaatgaaagaaaaaagcacccTGATGTGGGGCAGAGGtggaagaaatggggaaaaaaatgacgagattgggaaaaaaataaagaaatggggaaaaaagaggtagaaatggggaaaagcagttgggggtggggaaaaaacaaggaaatggggaaaaaatggggaaaaattggggaaaaattggtagaaatggggaaaaacgggtagaggtggggaaaaaacaaggaaatggggaaaaaacaaagaaattgggaaaaaaCATGTAGAGATTGGGGAAAAATGcgaagaaatgggaaaaaagacgtagaagtaggaaaaaagatgtaagggtggggaaaaaacaaagaaattgggaagaaaaccaaagaaattgggaaaaaaaacaaaaattgggaaaaaaacacgtagagattggggaaaaaatgcgaagaaatggtaaaaaaaaaggggaagaggcCGAGAAGTCGAcgcagaaagctggaaaaaggggaggaggtgggggaaCGGGCACGggaattgggggaaaaaagggaggaatTGGGAAAAACACGTAGAGATTGGGGAAAAATGcgaagaaatgggaaaaaacacGTAGAGATTGgggaaaaacatgaagaaattgggaaaaaaacaaagaaattggtgaaaaatgcaaagaaataggaaaaacatgTAGCGATTGGGGAAAAATGcgaagaaatgggaaaaaaaacaaagaaattgggaaaaaaacacgTAGAGTATAATGGGGATAAAGGCGAGGAATTGGGGAAAAATGCGaagaaattgggaaaaaaacaaagaaattgggAAAAACCACGTAGAGATTGGGAAAAATGcgaagaaatgggaaaaaaaaaacaaagaaatgggaaaaaaacaaagaaattgggaaaaaacaaataaattgggaaaaaaCACATAGagattggggaaaaaatgcgaagaaatgggaaaaaatgcgTAGagattggggaaaaaatatgaagaaatgggaaaaaagatgcagaagtaggaaaaaagatgtaagggtggggaaaaaaacaaagaaattgggaaaaaaacaaagaaattgggaaaaaaaacaagaaattgggaaaaaatgcatagagattggggaaaaaatgccaagaaatgggaaaaaatgtagagattggggaaaaaatgcgaagaaatgggaaaaaaaaggggaagaggcCGAGAAGTCGGCgtagaaagctggaaaaaggggaggaggtggggaacGGGTGTGggaattgggggaaaaaagggaggaatTGGGAAAAAACACGTAGAgattggggaaaaaagggaagaaatgggaaaaaaaaacaaagaaattgggggaaaaatgcaaaaaaatgggaaaaaaacaaagaaattggggaaaaaacacGTAGagattggggaaaaaatgccaaGAAATGGGAAAAACCATGTAGAGATTGgggaaaaatgtgaagaaatgggaaaaaaagatgcagaagtaggaaaaaagatgtaggtggggaaaaaaacaaagaaattgggGAAAAACACGTAAagattggggaaaaaatgcgaagaaatggaaaaaaacaaagaaattggggaaaaaggcgaagaaatgggaaaaaaagacgtagaagtaggaaaaaagacgtaggggtggggaaaaaacaaagaaattgggaaaaaaacaaagaaattgggaaaaaaacaaagaaattgggaaaaatgcgaagaaatgggaaaaaaacacgTAGAGAttgggggaaaaatgggaagtaataggaaaaaaaaacaaagaaattgggaaaaaaagacgtagaagtgggaaaaaagacgtagaagtaggaaaaaagatgtaagggtggggaaaaaacaaagaaattgggaagaaaaccaaagaaattgggaaaaaaacaaagtaattgggaaaaaaaaaccacaaagaaattgggaaaaaaacacgtagagtttggggaaaaaatgcgAAGAAATGGTAAAAAAGGGGAAGAGGCCGAGAAGACGACgtagaaagatggaaaaaggggaggaggtgggggacGGGCACGggaattgggggaaaaaagggaggaattggaaaaaagggaggatgatgaagaggaggaggaggaggaggaggaggaggaggaggaggaggaggaggaggagggggatgAAGGCTCACCGAGGAGGGGGACGAGGTGGAGGAGCCCCATGGCGCGGCCTCCGCTCCGCCGGGACGGGaacctctccttcccccttccccgCCACGTcaacaaaaaaagcccaaaaaaagcccaaaaagggcaaaaaaaaaaaaaaaaaaaaatcggaaAAAAtcgaaaaaaaaatcaaaaaaaaaacgaaaaaaaaaggataaaaaaacaccaaaattgCGACATCTTCCCTTGGCCAACGCGGCGTTGAGCAATTCGCCGGGTTCCGCCCCAAAAAATGCCCCCCGGAGGGTGGGTTTGTGGCGGGGAAGCTTCTCCCCGGTGGGGAAATGGGGTGAAAAACCtcttttttggggtttttttgtggtgttttttgggggCGGCGAGGTTCTCCGCGCCGGGTGGGTTCGCCTCGTCTTTTGGGGCTTTTTAGAGGTTTTTGGTGAGTTTcgtaaaaaaaaatgaaaaaacacgCAGAGGACCAGAAATAACCCCAAATCGGTGATTTTGCTGATGCGTTTTGGGGGAAATTGAGGCGGTTTTGGTTCCCGATTTTGCGGCGACCCCGAAGTTCCTCTTTGCCCTCAGCTTCCTCGTTTTTGGTAAAATCGTGACTCATCCTGCgtaaaaaaagctgctttttgggcaattcattaattattttaggGAATTATCGAAAAAGAggcaaaatcagaaaatttgGAGGACCCCCGGGGGCGAGATTGGGGCCGGGATGGATTTTTACCCTTTTTTGGCAGGGTTTGCcgatttcttctttttttaatggtgaTTTTTGGCAAAGGGATCGGGGCGGGTGTGGGGTGAAAATGGTCAGATCGGGGGATTTAACACAAAAATGGGGATTGTACAAAAATGGGAATTTTACACCAATGGGAATTGaacaaaaatgtgaattaacaaaaatgtgaattaacaaaaatgtgaattttacagaaatgtgaaTTAACAAAAATGGGAATTTTACACCAATGTGAATTgaacaaaaatgtgaattttatgGAAATGTGAATTGtacaaaaatgtgaattttacaCACATGTGAATTgaacaaaaatatgaattttacagaaatgtgaattgaacagaaatgtgaattaacaaaaatgggaattttacagaaatgtgaaTTGAACAAAAATGGGAATTTAACAAAAATTGTGATTAATACAGCCGGGATTTTAACAAAAATCGACATTTAACACAAATGTGTATTTAAAGATGTGAATTgaacaaaaatgtgaattttacaCAAATGTGAATTGAACAAAAATGTGAATTgaacaaaaatgtgaattttacagaaatgtgaaTTTCTCAGAAACGCGAATTTCTCAATAATGTGAATTAAcgcaaatttaaaaaatgtgaatttaagAGAAACGTGCAATTTTACTTGTTAAATTTATCAATTTAATAGGAATACGAATTTAACACAAATATGAATTTAACAGAAATGTGAATTTATCGGAAACGTGAATTTATTTGAAACGTGAAATTAACAGAAATGTGAATTTATCAAAAATGTGAATTTATCAAAAATGTGAATTTATCAGAAATGTGAATTGAACAGAAACGAGTaacaaaaaagtgaattttacagaaatatgaattttacagaaacatgaatttaaaagaatcaggaattttcacaaaaatgacttgaacaaaaatgtaaatttaacaGAAACACGAATTTAACccaaatttctctttttatccgCTTTCAGGAACCGGCTCTGATTGGACCAACcccaaattttcattttttttactcatttttttgcAGATTTCACGTTTGAAGCACGAGGCCATGTTGCTTTTTCAGTAGAATTTTTGAAGAATTTGGGCAAATTGGGCTGGAAAACGTCTTTTTGAAGAGTATCGGGGACTTTTTTCGGATGCGCTCGTCCCTTGCGGTGTCCCGGTAGGTGAAAAGTGGGAAATCGCCCCAAAATAAGACCCGGGAGGCCAACTGGGCAAAATTCCCCTCAAAACCCCAAAAATTgatagaaaaagggaaaaattctCCTCAAAACCCCAAAAATTgatagaaaaagggaaaaattcccatttttaaCCCGTCAAAATCCATAGGAAAAGGGCAAAATTTGACTCCAAAAATCAGTAGAAAAAAGGGCAAAATTTCCTTCAAACCCCAAAATTGATAGAAAAAGGGCAAAATTCCCCTTAAAACCCAAAAATAGAtagaaaaagggcaaaaattCCCATTTTTATCCCCcaaaaatcaatagaaaaagagcaaaatattcCCTCGAAACCCCAAAAATTGATAGAAAAAGGGCAAAATTCCCATTTTTAACACGTAAAAATCAGTAGAAAAAGGGCAAAATTCCCCTCCGGCCCCCcaaaaatgagggggaaaaCGGTCAAATTTCCCCTTTAGGACCCAAAAATCGGTAGAAAAATGGTAAAATTCCCCTCCAAACCCCAAAAATCAGTAGAAAAAGGGCAAAATTCCTAAATTTGAATAGGCTAacgcttttttctttaaatccttTAGGTTTTGGGGTCTTGACCGCGACGGACGAAGGAAcgaagcctttttttggggcaAGATTTGTCGTTTCGAAGTATTTTGAGCTATTTGTCATTTTGGGGTAATTTACCACTTTTTGAGATGATTTTTATGTTtcaatatttgtaattttttgatattttatcattttaggacgatttttatgtttaaaaatttgtaattttgggatattttatcattttaggacaattttgattttaaaatatttgtaattttgggatattttatcattttcggatgatttttatgtttaaaaatttgtaattttgggatattttatcattttcggatgatttttatgtttaaaatttgtaattttgggatatttcatcattttaggacgattttgattttaaaatatttgtaatttggggatattttatcattttcggacgatttttattttaaaatatttgtaattttgggatattttatcattttaggacgattttgattttaaaatatttgtaattttggGGTATTTTCCCATTTTGCGATACTTGCTGTTTTTAAACGTCCCTCGTTTTGGGGCTATTTCACCGTTTCCAAATAAATCCCAACAAAACCCACGAGTCTCtcatttttttgtcattttaccAAAATCCCGGGATCTGATACCGTCTCCTGCCCCCCattttaagctaaaaaaaagggattttggGGTCCGACGATAGCAGATTAGCCAATTCTTCCCAAAGACCCCgtggggtcttttggggtcttttgggggtcttttggggtctttttggggtccctatggggtattttggggtctctatggggtaTTTTGGGCTGtttttggggtctttttggGGTCTCCTTGGGGTCTCTTTGTGGTCtctggggtcttttggggtctttttgaggtcttttggggtctctatggggtaTTTtagggtcttttggggtcttttggggacTTTTGGGGTATTTTGGGGGTCTTTgtggggtcttttggggtctctggggtcttttggggtctttttggGGTCTCTGGGGTatttttggggtcttttggggtcatttgggggtctctatggggtcttttggggtctctatggggtcttTTGGGCTCTTTTTGGGGTCtctggggtcttttggggtctttttggggtctccttggggtctctatggggtaTTTTGGGCTCTTTTTGAGGTCtctggggtcttttggggtcttttggggtcttttgggggtatttttggggtctttttggggtctctatggggtcttttggggtcttttggggtcttttggggtctctGGGGTatttttggggtcttttggggtctttttggggtcatttgggggtctctatggggtcttTTGGGCTCTTTTTGGGGTCTccttggggtcttttgggggtCTTTTTGGGGCCTTTTGGGGTCTTTACAGGGTTTCtatggggtcttttggggtctttttggggtctttttggGGTCTCTTTGGGGTCtctggggtcttttggggtctttttggggtatttttggtgtcttttggggtcttttgggggtctctggggtcttttggggtctttttgaggtcttttggggtctctatggggtaTTTTAGGGTCCCTATGGTGTCTTTTGGGGGTCTTTTTGGGCTCCTTTTGGGGTCtctggggtcttttggggtctctatggggtattttgtgtgtctttttggggtctttttggGGTCTCTGGGATATTTTTGGGGTCTTTTAGGGTCTTTCTGGGGTCTCTTTGGGGTCTattggggtcttttggggtctctGGGGtctttttggggtcttttggggtcttttgggggtTTccttggggtcttttggggtctttttggggtccctatggggtaTTTTGGGCTCTTTTTGAGGTCTCTGGGGTCtctggggtcttttggggtcttttgggggtatttttggggtctctatggggtctctatggggtcttttggggtctttttggTGTCTTTTTGGGGTCTCTGGGGTCTttatggggtctctatggggtcttttgggggtcttttggggtctctGGGGTATTTTTGGTGTCTTTTTGGTGTCTTTTTGGTGTCTttttggggtctttggggtcttttggggtctttttggGCTCTTTTGGGGGTCtctggggtcttttggggtctctatggggtcttTTTGGGGTCTCTTTGGGGTCtctggggtcttttggggtcttttggggtcttttggggtctttgggggtctttgggggtctttggggtcttttggggtctttttgaggtcttttggggtctctatggggtaTTTTAGGGTCCCTATGGTGTCTTTTGGGGGTCATTTTGGGCTCTTTTTGGGGTCTCTGGGATATTTCTGGGGTCTTTTAGGGTCATTTGGGGGTCCCTATGGGGCCTTttggggtctctatggggtaTTTTGGGCTCTTTTTGAGGTCTCTGGGGtctttttggggtcttttggggtccctatggggtctctatggggtcttTTGGGCTCTTTTGGGCTCTTTTTGGGGTCtctggggtcttttggggtcttttggggtcttttggggtctctATGGGTCCTTATAGGattctatggggctggggggtctctatgggtcCCTATAGGTTCTATGGGGCCTCTATGGGGTCCCTCTGGGGtttttttgtcccccccccaggaatTTGTCACCCGCGGGCGCTGACGGGGACAAAGCGGGGACAaagcgggggggggaggggccGGGAGATAACGGGGCCCAAAAtagccccggggggggggggagggaaggggagggggggggggggggaggatgtggggctgccccatagatcctgccccatagatcccagccccatagatcctgacccatagatcctgccctatagatcctgacccatagatcctgacccatagatcccagccccatagatcccagccccatagatcctgccctatagatcccgccccatagatcctgccccatagatcctgccccatagatcctgccccatagatcccagccccatagatcccagccccatagatcctgcctTGTTtgtcctgccccatagatcctgccccatagatcctgctCAGAGCCCCATAAGAATCCAGGACcgtccctgccccatagatcctgccccatagatcctgccctATATATTCTACCCTCTATATCCTGCCCCATAGagcctgccccatagatcctgcctTGTTTGTCCTGCCCCACGGAttctgccccatagatcctgctCAGACCCTATAAGGGCCCtggccccatagatcctgccccatagatcctgccccatagattcTGACCCACAGAttctgccccatagatcctgctCAGAGCCTCATAAGAGTCCCGGGActgcccctgccccatagatcctaccccatagatcctgccccatagatcctgccccatggatcccagccccatagattcCGCCCCTTAGATCCCAGCCCTATAGATCCTGCCTCGTTtatcctgccccatagatcctgccctatagatcctgccccatagatcctgccccatagatcccagacccatagatcccagccctATAGATCCTACCTCGTTTATCCtaccccatagatcctgccctATAtatcctgccccatagatcctgccccacagatcctgccccatagatcctaCCCTCTAGATCCTGCCCCacacctccctgccccacacctccCCCAGCATCCCCGTCCCgcgccccacagccccagccccccaagTCCCCCGGGGACGCGTGGGCGCCCCCGATAATCCCCGGGCCCCGCCGGGCCGgagccccccaaatccccacggcagctgctgggccccccccccccagccttgGCCTtctatggggcagctatggggcaggtGTGGGGCAGGTGTGGGGCGGTTATGGGGCGGCtgtggggtggttatggggtggttatggggcgctatgggggACTTATGGGGCACTTATGGGGCGGCTATGGGGCACTTAATGGACACTTACTGTCActtatggggcagctatggggcgagcgtggggtggttatggggcaggcgtggggtggttatggggcggctgtggggtggttatggggcgctatgggggACTTATGGGGCActtatggggcagctatggggcaggtGTGGGGCAGGtgtggggtggttatggggcaGGTGTGGGGCGGTTatggggtggctgtggggtggttatggggcgGCTATGGGGCACTTAAGGGACACTTACGGGTCActtatggggcagctatggggcgagtgtggggtggttatggggcggctgtggggtggttatggggtggttatggggcgctatgggggACTTATGGGGCACTTATGGGGCGGCTATGGGGCACTTAAGGGACACTTATGGGTCACTTAgggggcagctatggggcgagtgtggggtggttatggggcggctgtggggtggttatggggcgctatgggggACTTATGGGGCACTTATGGGGCGGCTATGGGGCACTTAAGGGACACTTAGGGGTCActtatggggcagctatggggcacTTAAGGGACACTTACGGGGCActtatggggcagctatggggcaggtgtggggtggttatggggcggctgtggggtggttatggggtggttatggggcgctatgggggACTTATGGGGCACTTATGGGGTGGCTATGGGGCACTTAAGGGACACTTACGGGTCActtatggggcagctatggggcgagtgtggggtggttatggggcggctgtggggtggttatggggcagctatgggtCACTTATGGGGCActtatggggcagctatgggaTAATTATGGGATGGTTATTGGGCACTTGTGGGGTATCTATGGGGCActtatggggcagctatggggcggttatggggtggttatggggcgCTTTTGGGtccgctatggggcagggataccccccctcctcgcccccccccccctaaggaatttgggggggggggaggctcctcccctcccccctcccctcccctccccccacccccgcccCACATCTTTAAAAGCCGTGGGGCAGCCGTGGGGCTGgcgtggagctgctgcaggtgggtgggggatgtggggcgctatggggcacgggggggcgctatggggcgctatggggcagctatggggcgctatggggcacggggggtgctatggggcacgggggggtgctatggggcagaggggtgctatggggcaggggggtgctatggggcaggggggtgctatggggcagctatggggcgctatggggcaggggggcgctatggggcacgGGGGGGCGCTATGGGGAagctatggggcgctatggggcaggggggtgctatggggcacggggggtgctatggggcgctatggggctggggggtgctatggggcacgggggtgctatggggtgctatggggcaggggggtgctatggggcacaggggggttatggggcacgggggggtgctatggggcgctatggggcaggggggtgctatggggcgctatggggcaggggggtgctatggggcagctatggggcgctatggggcaggggggtgctatggggcagctatggggcgctatggggcagggggggtgctatggggcgctatggggctgggagatgtggggtgctatggggcacggggggtgctatggggc
The window above is part of the Anas acuta unplaced genomic scaffold, bAnaAcu1.1 SCAFFOLD_337, whole genome shotgun sequence genome. Proteins encoded here:
- the LOC137848940 gene encoding shematrin-like protein 2, whose translation is FGVPMGYFGVSMGSFGVSMGYFRVFWGLLGTFGVFWGSLWGLLGSLGSFGVFLGSLGYFWGLLGSFGGLYGVFWGLYGVFWALFGVSGVFWGLFGVSLGSLGSFGVFWGLLGVFLGSFWGLYGVFWGLLGSFGVSGVFLGSFGVFLGSFGGLYGVFWALFGVSLGSFGGLFGAFWGLYRVSMGSFGEFVTRGR